The proteins below are encoded in one region of Chloroflexota bacterium:
- a CDS encoding peptide ABC transporter substrate-binding protein encodes MRRVGIAVVFLLGAIMGCGSPLPTSSGIPSNASATVGQSKRIVAAIRGDPFTIADSINAAGGGRVAGVRDVELLVNSGLGLVDHDGALRPLIASTVPTLENGAWQLVPDGSMRTTWKLRPEAVWHDGAPVTSADLVFTTKVAMDKSLTIAQDTGYGYVESVEAPDAQTVTVVWKKPFIEADTLFSRTDRSRILPMPSHILEESYKDDPANFLQLPYWSQEFVGTGPFTMSSWVVGSHMVLHANDRFVLGRPHIDEIEVKFLWDTNVIVANVLSGAVDLTLGEGLSVEQAIMAREQWHEGHVEVPLETMTGLWPQFINPDPPVVADVRFRRALLHALDRQQIVDVFLGGLVPVADSFISPKAPDYSQIQPSVVQYPYDQRTAIDLIQSTGYTRGPEDFFVDPTGRKLSVELRTTAHELREKLLFVLADSWKAVGVGMDPIVIPRQRAADREYRATSLSFDFRFNPPEVTRYHSSQIPLPENGYRGNNSARYSSPELDALLERYVVTIPKSERVSLLAQIIHHMTDQLVVMPLFHDAEPVLIGNRLVNVGSKRGDSLQGWNAQDWDLAS; translated from the coding sequence ATGCGGCGCGTCGGCATTGCCGTCGTGTTCCTTCTCGGGGCGATCATGGGCTGTGGATCGCCGCTACCCACGTCAAGTGGAATCCCGTCAAACGCCTCAGCGACGGTGGGTCAGAGCAAGCGGATCGTGGCCGCAATTCGAGGCGATCCGTTCACCATCGCTGACTCCATCAACGCAGCGGGCGGCGGACGCGTCGCCGGCGTGCGCGACGTCGAATTGCTGGTGAACTCGGGGCTCGGTCTCGTGGATCATGACGGCGCGCTGCGCCCCCTCATCGCCTCCACGGTGCCCACCCTGGAAAACGGCGCCTGGCAGCTAGTGCCGGATGGCAGTATGCGCACGACCTGGAAGCTTCGCCCCGAGGCTGTCTGGCACGATGGCGCGCCGGTAACCTCGGCAGACCTCGTCTTCACCACCAAGGTCGCGATGGACAAGTCGCTCACCATCGCGCAAGACACCGGCTACGGCTACGTCGAATCTGTCGAGGCGCCGGACGCGCAGACCGTCACGGTGGTCTGGAAGAAGCCGTTCATCGAGGCAGACACGCTCTTCAGTCGGACCGACCGCTCTCGCATCCTCCCGATGCCCAGCCACATTCTCGAGGAGTCGTACAAGGATGACCCCGCGAACTTCCTTCAGCTTCCGTACTGGAGCCAGGAGTTCGTGGGGACCGGCCCATTCACCATGAGCTCTTGGGTCGTGGGCAGCCATATGGTGCTCCACGCGAACGATCGCTTCGTGCTCGGCCGACCGCACATCGACGAAATCGAAGTCAAGTTCCTCTGGGATACGAATGTCATCGTCGCCAACGTCCTGTCGGGCGCTGTTGATCTGACGTTGGGCGAGGGGCTCAGCGTGGAGCAGGCGATCATGGCGCGCGAGCAATGGCACGAAGGACACGTCGAGGTGCCGCTGGAGACGATGACGGGGCTCTGGCCGCAATTCATCAACCCGGATCCGCCGGTGGTGGCCGATGTGCGGTTCCGGCGGGCGCTCCTGCACGCGCTCGACCGTCAGCAGATAGTCGACGTCTTCCTTGGTGGCCTCGTGCCGGTCGCGGACAGCTTCATCAGTCCGAAGGCCCCGGACTACTCGCAGATCCAACCCAGCGTCGTCCAGTACCCATACGACCAGCGCACAGCGATCGACCTCATTCAGAGCACGGGCTATACGCGTGGCCCGGAGGACTTCTTCGTGGACCCGACCGGTCGAAAGCTTTCCGTAGAACTGCGAACGACGGCGCATGAGCTCCGCGAGAAGCTGCTGTTCGTCCTGGCCGATTCGTGGAAGGCGGTGGGGGTGGGCATGGACCCGATTGTCATCCCCCGTCAGCGGGCCGCGGATCGCGAGTACCGGGCCACGTCCCTCAGCTTCGACTTCCGCTTCAACCCGCCCGAAGTGACGCGCTACCACAGCTCCCAGATCCCGCTGCCGGAAAATGGCTATCGGGGGAACAATTCCGCGCGCTACAGCAGTCCCGAGCTCGACGCGCTCCTCGAACGGTACGTCGTGACCATCCCGAAGTCGGAGCGCGTGAGCCTACTGGCCCAGATCATCCATCACATGACCGATCAGCTCGTGGTCATGCCCCTCTTCCACGATGCTGAGCCGGTCCTGATCGGCAATCGACTCGTCAACGTGGGATCGAAGCGAGGAGACTCCCTGCAGGGATGGAACGCGCAGGATTGGGACCTCGCGAGCTGA